Part of the Choloepus didactylus isolate mChoDid1 chromosome 27, mChoDid1.pri, whole genome shotgun sequence genome is shown below.
AGTTGATGTGAAATCATCCCAGGCTGGAAAGCAGAGATCTGGTTTTGCTGCTTGGATCCCAAAGCCCTGCTAGAGGTAGGGACAGACCTCCCGTTTCAGATATTTGAAGCCAGAGGGCATCTGGCACTGGTTAAAGCTGCAGCCCAGCCCTGACTGGCTGAACCCTGATTCAGTGAGGGGTCAGAGCCTCAGCGCAGCTGACTGAGTGAGGAAAAGATGGGCCCTTTCTGGAGGTAGaaataccttctttttttttttccttaaaaaaaaataaaaataaaaatacatgtttacTTTCCATCAATGTTATTTCGGTTTCCTGTTTAACAGCTGTGAAAGAACAGCCTAGGACCACTGGGCGGCCTTTTGCAGCCATTCAGTGGCCTGAGAAGTGGGCTAAGCCCTCTGGCCTGCAGTGGGGAGCTGCTGAGGAAGCACGAGGGCCTCTGTCTGCCTTCACACTGGTCCCTGCCTTCGGGTTGAGCAGCCTTGAGTTCAGGAGCTGGGGCAGTCCAGTCACCTCGAAACTCTGCCTTTGCAGCAGCCTGCTCCTCCTTTCAGCTTCTTCAGGGTCTCTGAAGATGAAGAGATAAGGCATGACCTCCCATGGGTGCTCACGGGTGTTGGTGCCACGTGTGAGCCCACCTCCTGGGCCTGCACCCACACATCAGCCCCACCAGGGGTGCTCCTTTGTTTTGCAGGGGATGGCAATATCCATGTGGCACTGAAGAGAATCCATGCTGCCCAGAGTAATGTCGGCAGGTGAACAGGAGACGCCTCTGTGAGAGGCTGGGGATCAGTCCTGAGATCAGTCACTACTTGAAGATGTGGCTCCCGGAAGGATCTGGtgagggaagattctggaagtaAAGTGCCCGGCAGTAGGAGTCGCTCCTGTGGCAGCAGCAAACTCCAGCACAGCCTGCTGGCCAGCGTTCCTGGAGGCTGTGGCACTGACATCCACTGGGTGTTCCATGGCAACACTGGCCCAAGCTCCAGCAGAAGCTTCTCCCAGGTTCGCTTCAGATTTGTGATGTTGAAGCCGTGACTTTTCCTTTTGTAGATGTACCGTTCCATTTGGAAGTCAAGGTTGGCGCCACCTAAGTGGGTTCCTGCTGCAAGGGCCTCAAGGGTCTGGGGTACTGGGGGAGCATCCCCCCCAGTTATGATGGGAACTCGAGACCATGCCGCATGGATCCTTCCGGGTGGTGCAGGCAGGTAGGAAATACCTTTCCATCTTCCTCAATCTCGGCTGTTCTTTAATACACAGCATCCAGcttaaaacttaaaaacataTGACATGAAGAAGCAGGAAACTGTGACCcataattaagagaaaaaaaatgctcaCAAGAACAGAGCTGTAGATGGCCCAGATGTTTGAGTTGGAAGACAAGGCCTTTAAAAAACCATTACAGATAGGCCaaataatgtagaggaaaagaCGGACAAAGTGGGTGACCAGATGAGGAATTTCAGcagggaaatggaaattctggagccGAACAATAATAGCTTGTGTTCCCTGTAATGGCAAAGGCCTGCAAAATGTCAAACTTGACATTTTCATAACTAGCAAGAATACTTCTCTAAACCTAAACCACACCCCCTTCCTTTTTGATCGCCTCGTAAACAAATCTTTATTGATCTCCTACAATCCCCGAGGCCTCTCTGGGCCCCAGCTtcatgtttgttaaatgaaaggAGCCCTGGGGACTCTTTCCAGCACCACAGTGACACACATCACcctgttggagttctctgtgggCTCTGAGGACCACTTCTCCCTGCCAGGagccctctttttaaaaaattgctgtaTACccaattgcttttaaaatataccaTACAAACAATTTTCAGTCATTTAGAACTGACCTGCTTTGTTTACCACTCAAAACTGTACCCAACCCCTGCAAGCCATAGGTAAGGTAAGCCGGTAGAATAAGAAACCCATGTCACTTCTGCCTCTGGAGCCTGGAAGCCAGAGGCTCTCTGCTGGGTGAATTGAAGCTATGTCCCTCACCTAGACACGCAGGCTCCCCGCCCAGGTCCCCCCTTTACCGGGGAGCTTTCCCTGCCTTCTTCTCCATCTGGGGGGCTGGAGGTGCCCGCTGGAGACTGGCGCCTCGTCAGGTCTGGCCTCTCCGAGTCATTTCCATCTTCTCAGCACAGAGTCACCCTGAGTAGCCAGGCTCTGCCCCTCCGCCCATCCTGCCTGTCCTCCCTTGGTAAGGGGGGAGCAGAGCACCCTACCCGGGTGGGGACGAGGCTACTCCGGGGAGTGTGGTCCTCTATTTCTCTCAGATCGTCAGGCTCAGTGGGGCCCCCTGGGGTTGGAGGGGAGCTCGGGGTGTCTGGAAAGTTGGATGCTCCCTTAACACACACCCAGAGGCCGGTGGGCTTTCTCCCTGGAACCCTGGAGGCTGGGAGACACGTCCCCGCACCTGACACGGGGCGGGCGCTGGGAGGACGGAGGGGAGAGGCAGCTGGAGGTGTCCCATGATCGGACAGACTTGACTTCTGCCAAAGGCCGAGCCGGCTGGGAGCTCTATTTTCCTACATTACGAGGCCTCTTGACGCTCGAAGAACTGGCTTTAATATTAATTTGGCCATTTGGACCATGACAGGCTATATTGGGATTGATTATTTATTGGTTTACATACTTTTGTCGGTGAGGTCTCAGAACATTAGACATAAAAGCTGTGACAGCCGCGTCCCCAGGCACCCGGTGGTTCCCCGATTGGCCACTAGATGTCAGTTGAAGACAAGGATTGACCACCcccgcctcccccccccccccccccaagcttTACCCGCCACTTCCAACCCTGCACGGTGGCTGCAAACCACGGCCATCCAGGAGACGGGGCTGTTTCTCCATAAACAATGTAACTCGATTTTCATCAACACCTTCCCCTGCAGAATGGATGGCACGGGCTCAGTGGCTTGAATAAGCTAGAggttaaaaggagagagaaattacAAGACCCTGGGGGAAGAGGTGTGATTGTCGGTGACATTCAGAAATTGATGGCGCATCAATGAGGTGGATGCAGAGGAGGGGGCGAGGAGCTGATTCCAGATGGCGGGAGTCACGGTAGACGGTGGCTTGTTAGGAGATGGGGCTGCTCTGAGGAAGGTGAGGGATTGATTTCCACTCCTGCCGGTTCTTTTCCTCTTACCGTGAAATGATTTTCTGCCCATTGACCTTGCTATTGCCCTGGCAAGAGAAACTCCTACCCGCAGAGTAAATAATCCAACGCTGGGCAGTGATGTATAGACATGAGCTCATGAATTTCATGTGACAAGTGTCCTTTTATGTATTTATCGAGGCAGAAATTGAGACAAAGGGAGCTGACGCTTCTTAGCAAAATTGCTACCAATTAAGCTTTATCTGTCTTTTGAAGTTAGTGACTATCTGGTGACATTTATGGGTGGCATCTGGGTTAGGAATCACTTGATTGCAATTTTCCCTCCTTCTTATCAAGGGAAGCAAGTGCTGGACGAGAAGAGGGCAGAGGCAGAGAGGACAGAACTCTCCATGGGCTGAGGGCCACACCGGAGCCGCTGGTGTCCCCAGGGACTGTGGGCATCCTCGGCAGGTGCGCAGCGGGAGTCTGTGAAAGAATGAGCCCCAAGTGACTCCACCTCTGAAACCAAGGGAGAGGCCCGGGAGACGCCCGCCTCCCACTTAGGAAGGTGGCTTACTAGGCGCGCGACTAGAGGGGCGCCATAAAATGTCCCTGTCCCCCACCTCCAGCAGTGCAGTAACCCAGAAAACCACAGCACCGGGAATGCAAACAACGGAGAGCCATTCTTTTAGGGCtattgcttcctgtggctttattTTGGGATGCAAATACTCCTAGCCAGGAGTGCAGGGTGGAGGTGGATAGACAGCTGCAGCTTGACAAGGTGAGGCCCCTGCCTGGCAGCTGAGCCCCGACTCCTGGAGCTGGGtaggaggtggggggtggtgatATGGGGAAGGCAAAAGTGGGAGACTTGGGAGCGACAACCCTTGGATGATTTCACCCTTTTGGCTTTGCCTTGACATCCTGGACTTCGAATTTCATCTGACACGGACAGAGTCCCAGAAGGCTTGACTTATCTCGACTGGATGTAATTAGGGAGAAGgaaattgctttcttttcttactATCCCCCGGCCTGCTCCTCCACTGAGGGTCCTGATAGACTGGGAGGGAAAGGCCGACGTGCTGGAGCAGGGGTggcaggtggtggtgggggaggggtgctgcTGTCTGCCTGGGTGGTGCTTGCTTCTGCTGCAAAATGGGCCACTTGGCTTCAGCTCGCTATCATGGACAGTAAATTCTGTTTTGCCCTGGGGCTGAATGCTTAAGAGGGTGCccggcttcccctccctcctggaGACACATTTTCCTTGAAAGCACAGAACACACATTTCTCATTGTGCTTGAAATGGTTCTTGTTTTTAATGCTGAATCCCTAACAGAGAACCTGCCCCGAGGCATATGAGGGCTGCCTGGGAGACCACAAATTCACTCTGCCGTCCGTGAGGCACTTCCTCTTTATTTTATTAGGTAATTGGTCGACAACATTGATCAGAAAAAAAGTTATGCCTTGTTGTCTATATTCTTGGATGAAGATCAATGACGTTAATTTTCAGTATATTAATTCTCACTCGGAGCATCAGTTGGAAAGGAtaaagtggtgtgatgtattgtgggtgggacccagGACAACTGCACCTTCAAAGGGGGTCCACGAGATTTGATTTTAGCAACCTATTCTGCAGATGGCAAAGTGGGAAATTGCACCTGCTGGACGGCAATGGAAGAGAGGGGTTTGAAAGCTGCTCCAACCCTCGAATAGTAAAGGGATTTGATGCAGGGCTGTGGTGAGAAGGGAGGATGACATATCAGAGCTTGGGTCAGCCCTGCTCCTTGTACTCTGATCTGAGCCTCTTCCTGCTTTCCTTCCAGCATGCATTTTCTTTCCTAAACTCCCCATTTTCTCACCATTGTGAGGAATCTTTAAGTCAAAAGATGACCATTGACCATCTCAAACAGAGCCCAACAGCTGAGGCTTCTAGGGTTTTAATTCGAGTTGACCTactgccattttcaaaatgtcatggGTTTTTGTATCTGATCTTCTCTAAGGTGGGCctgcataatttttcattttcatgagaAGTGCTTGCTATGGTGGAGGGAAGGCTCAGGGATTTCTGACAGATGGCAAGGAAGTGGACCAGAGAAGTGTCAGCTCCCCTGGTTCCGGTCTTCCCGAGTATCGGAGCATCTGTGGAGAAATGGTCCATGaagatggggagggagggggaggtagCATCATAGATGGTGGGTGGTGCTGGCCAAGGCTCTGGGGATGCTTCTAGGCCCAAGTTGTTGCTGAAACTTCTGGATTCTCAGACACTAGCCTGGAGGTTCCTACCTGTGGCACCTTGCCTCTCTACTGCATTTGCATGGTGCAAATTAATTGTGAGGGAAGAATATTTTATGATGTCTGTTAGCATTCCCATTTCTCAACTGCCCGTTTGACTTTAAAACAATTCAGGGGAGTTTTCAGTAGAACTTATCATTGGAATAACCATGTGTTATTTTTAGTGGGGCCAAATAGTCAAGAAATTGGGTTTGAATGAAGTCAAAAGGGAATGTGGTCAGATGATTTAACCAGTCTGACCATCAGGGTTCACTGGGTGGTTGAGAGGTGTGAGACAGGTTCCTGCCTCcttgagattttaaaatagaataacTATCTTCGATAATGTTGTCGCCTCCACCCAATGGCAGGAGGCTGAACCAGTTGGTGTTAAAGCCTCCTCCTGGCTTGAGAAGCTGAGGGGTTCACAGATGCTCTAGGATAAATCTCCCAGAGTGCCCTGGGAGCTCCTGGGGCTCAGGATCCCAGGCTTCCCAGGAAGAATATATTGATCAGGGTCAATATGTTTTCTGCCATGTGTGATGGCCAGTGTTCCTGGAGGCTCCAGTGGTCTCACTGTCATGGCTACTTCTTCTCTCAGTCTGGTCAGGCACTCTaggtttccttcctccttctacCCTGTAGCCTCTTACTTAACTCCACTtggaaagaaaggacagaggaatttaactttttctttaagaGATTTCTgaatatcttgaaaaaaaattcaaaacaacccAACACGTGACCCTTTCTCAAAGTACACTcaccataacattctttcatgGCTAAAGGAATATGTAATTTCCCTGCTCAAGAACTAGCAGGATGAAACTTATAATTCAAATGTGTCCTGTCAGAAACTGTGTAGTATCTGACATTTTACcctacttgcaagctaacaagttagcctgccaCAGTTTCACAGATAGCGGCAGAAGACACGAGATCCTTGGATCAGAGACAAAAGAATTTATTACTCACAGCAACAGCAGTAGCCAGAGTATCAGAGTATCAGCATTTCTTGCACAGTTCCATTTCCACAGGGCAATGCAGAGGGCCAGGCGACACCTGCATATGCAGTGAGTTCTGTTACAGGAGAGGGACCCTTAAGGGTGCTTGTCCTGTGCTCCAGAGAAAGATGCTATCTTAATCTTCCAAGGCATTTACTCTACAAGCATCCTTGAAAAAACTGTCCAAAACAAATATAACTGCCTCTGATCACAGGATGTGCAGAAATGTGAGAGACCCATGAAGAATTGTCTCCCAGCACCTCCATTACCTGTGCCTCCCACCTTAACTCTCATTGACCCCAACTCACACTTTGTGCTCAGCAATGACACACTCCTTGTCACCCCTGCTTCACTGGACAGTTTGTACATGATGCTTCCACAGGCTGGATTTCCCTATTTTCCTTTCCCTGCCACTTCTTGCTCACCCTTTAAGACTCAGTTCAAGTGTCACTCTCTGCAGACTGGGTCTGGAGAACTTCCCTGGCAATCTTTTCCATTAGAACATGAACTCCTTGAGAACCCTTTGCCCCAAGTAGAGGGCATGGCACATTTTTTCCAGAATGAAGAGTCCTTCCTTTGTTCTCCAAGATattcacagtcagtgccactctAACTGATCCTTAGTAAATTCAGATTTGAGCATGGCTCATATTGCTATTTGAAAACCTCCCCCAACATACTGCAAGCTCCCCAAGGACAGAGCTTTGGCTTAGATACCTTAGCAGAGTGATGGACATGTAGTGGGCACATGTTAAGTCCTCACTGATGGGCAGGCAGTTGAAAGCCTGTGTCTCAGCAGGG
Proteins encoded:
- the RPSAP58 gene encoding LOW QUALITY PROTEIN: ribosomal protein SA pseudogene 58 (The sequence of the model RefSeq protein was modified relative to this genomic sequence to represent the inferred CDS: inserted 5 bases in 4 codons; deleted 2 bases in 1 codon; substituted 1 base at 1 genomic stop codon) — its product is MQADGELGPPGPILQHGRGTSLTPNTRVWLLRDCLGWKGYLQASEPVQLKIRLRQKQRPPRVRCGDVSPSLQGSREKAHRPLVPQTLEALAAGTHLGGANLDFQMERYIYKRKSHGFNITNLKRTWEKLLLXAWASVAMEHPVDVSATASRNAGQQAVLEFAAATGATPTAGHFTSRIFPHQIXFREPHLQVVTDLRTDPQPLTEASPVHLPTLXLGSMDSLQCHMDIAIPCKTKEHPWWGXCVGAGPGGGLTRGTNTREHPWEVMPYLFIFRDPEEAXKEEQAAAKAEFRGDWTAPAPELKAAQPEGRDQCEGRQRPSLPQQLPTAGQRA